In one window of Prionailurus bengalensis isolate Pbe53 chromosome B3, Fcat_Pben_1.1_paternal_pri, whole genome shotgun sequence DNA:
- the KATNBL1 gene encoding KATNB1-like protein 1, with protein MATEAHNVKKRTFCNNIEDHSTDLPRKRISNFTNKNMKEVKKSPKQLAAYINRTVGQAVKSPDKLRKVIYRRKKAHHPFPNPCYRKKQSPRSGGCDMANKENELACAGHLPEKLRHDSRTYLLNSSDSGSSQTESPSSKYSGFFSEVSQDHETMAQVLFSRNLRLNVALTFWRKRSISELVAYLVRIEDLGVVVDCLPVLTNSLQEEKQYISLGCCVDLLPLVKSLLKSKFEEYIIVGLNWLQAVIKRWWSELSSKTEIINDGNIQILKQQLSGLWEQENHLTLVPGYTGNIAKDVDAYLLQLH; from the exons ATGGCAACTGAGGCCCACAATGTTAAAAAACGAACCTTTTGTAATAATATTGAGGATCATTCCACTGATCTTCCTAGAAAAAGGATCTCTAATTTTACTAATAAGAACATGAAGGAG GTTAAGAAATCTCCAAAACAGTTGGCCGCTTACATAAATAG AACCGTTGGACAAGCTGTGAAAAGCCCAGATAAACTACGTAAAGTGATCTATCGCAGAAAGAAAGCGCATCATCCTTTTCCAAATCCTTGTTATAGAAAAAAACAGTCCCCTAGAAGTGGGGGCTGTGACATGGCAAATAAAGAAAACGAACTGGCTTGTGCAGGTCACCTGCCTGAAAAATTACGCCATGATAGTCGAACATATTTGCTTAACTCCAGTGATTCTGGTTCTTCACAGACAGAAAGCCCATCATCAAAATACAGTGGGTTTTTTTCTGAG GTTTCTCAGGACCATGAAACAATGGCACAGGTTTTGTTCAGCAGGAATTTGAGATTGAATGTAGCTTTAACGTTCTGGAGAAAGAGAAGTATAAGTGAACTTGTAGCCTATTTGGTGAG GATAGAAGATCTTGGAGTTGTCGTGGATTGCCTTCCTGTGCTCACCAAtag tttacagGAGGAAAAACAGTACATCTCACTTGGCTGCTGTGTAGATTTGTTGCCTCTAGTCAAGTCCTTACTTAAAAGCAAATTCGAAGA ATATATAATAGTTGGTTTAAACTGGCTTCAAGCAGTCATAAAAAGGTGGTGGTCAGAACTATCATccaaaacagaaattataaatGATGG aAATATTCAGATTTTAAAGCAGCAATTAAGTGGATTATGGGAACAGGAAAATCATCTTACTTTGGTTCCAGGATATACTGGTAACATAGCCAAG gatGTAGATGCTTATTTATTGCAGTTGCATTGA